CGGGTCAGGGTGGAGAAGAACAGCTCGGCCTGGTTGAGCCAGGAAGCGTGCGGCGGGGTCCAGTGGACGTGCCAGCGCGGGTGCGCGGCCAGCCATGCTTTCGTTTGTCTGGCGGTGTGGGAGGAGCCGTTGTCGAGCACGACGTGGATCTCCTTGTCGGGGGCGATGGCCCGGTTCAGCTGGTCCAGGAACGCGGTGAAGGTGACCGCGTCGTTGCGGGCGATCACCTCGGTGAGTACTTCGCCGCTGGTCACGTCCAAGGTGGCAACGAGGGAAGCGGTGCCGTGGTGGCAGTACTCGAACTCCTGGCGAGCGAACACGCCGGGGGCGGCGGGGCGCCCGGGATACCGGCGCGAGCGGGCGGCGATCGCAGTCTTCTCGTCGATCGAGAGCACCACCGCGCCCTGGGGCGGGTCGAGGTAGAGGGCGCACACGTCCGCCGCGCGTTCCCAGAAGCCGGGAGTGTCGCGGCGGGTGAGCCAGCCGCGGACCTTGTGCGGCTTCAGGTCCAGATCCGCCAGGATCCGCCCGACCTGTGAGGCTGAGACCGGCGCGAAGCAGGTCACCGCAACCTGCGCGGCGATGGTCCGGTGCGACCAGGTCGCCTCGGGATGCGGCGGTGCGCTGGTGGCCGTGACCACGATCGCCACTCGCACGTCGGGCCCGTAGATCCTCGGCCGTCCCGACCGCCCGGCGTCCCGCAGCCCGTCCGGGCCGCCGGCGGCGAACCGGCCCCGCCACTTGCGCACCGTGTTCACGCTGACCGCCAGTTCCCGGGCTATCGCGCCGTTGGCCCGCCCGTCCGCCGCCGCGAGCACGATCCGGGCCCGCAGCACCGCCCGCACCTGGGACTTCGACGAACAGACCGTCCGTATCAGCCGCTCGCGGACCTCCCGATCGAGCACCACCGTGACCGCCGTCCCCACCCGTCCTTCACCCTGCACGGCAGACGATCATGGCGGACGGGTGCCACACCCGGCAGGACGGGCCCGTGCCGAAGAACCCCCCGGAATCGATGCAGCACCACCTGCGCCAGCGTCTGAACACCCACGCCCAGGCACGCTGGCCGCAATTGGCCCGGATCGACGTCCGCTTCCGCGCCGGATTCGCCTACGTGGCAGCCGAGCTGAAGGACGGGGAAGAACTACCTCTGTGCCGCCTACGCTTCACCGGCGCACTCCCCACCTGGGGCTTCGCCCTCTACCTCGCAAGCCGGGGCGGCTACCAGGACAACTTCCTGCCCGCAGCGCTGCCCTCCGGCAGTCCCGAAGACTGCCTCAACTGCGCCGGTGGCCTCTATCTCGACACCCCCGCCTGACCATCCCCAGCACCCCTCCACGAACTTGCGCGGGCAGCACTAGGTCGCCAGTTCCGCCCTCCGCCTGCCGTCTCCGCGGCACCCCAGTCAGTCAGACCCTCGAAGATGGAGACGTCATCGACCTCGGCGACCGGCGCTTCACCGTCCTGCACCTTCCCGGCCACAGCCCAGGCAGAATCGGCCTGTTCGACCCCGACACCGGCACCCTCTTCTCCGGCGACGTCATCCACGACGACCAGCTCCTCGACGACATCCACGGAGCCGACCCCGCTCGATACGTCACGACCATGGCCCGCCTGCGGGACCTGCCCGTCACCGTCTGCCGCCCGGGCCACGGCCCCTCGTTCGGGGCCGCCCGCCTCCGCGAGATCGCCGACGCCTACATCACCGACCGATGCTGATGCCCGAGATGGCGCAGGACGGACGAGCCGTCACGGCGCGGCGCGCAGGCGCCTCCGGTGACGATGGCTCTTCGGATTCAGGCTCGTGTGTGACCAGCCTGACCGTTAGTCGGACGCGGAAGCGGTCTTCGCCCCCGGACCCGGTGCCGCTGTGACCTCACTGGGCGCGGTGATCTCGTGTCCGGAGGCGCAGGTCACCACGGTGTGGACCGGGCTGCCGCAGTCGTGGTGGAGCAAGGAGATCGTGGAGGCGCCGTCCGGGACGATCCACCGCTCGGCCCAGTCGTTGAGGGCGATCAGGATGGGCAGCAGGCTGCGACCCTTGTCGGTGAGGCGGTACTCGTCACGTCCACGCGCACCGGGAGCCCGGTAGCGGGTCTTCTCCAGGACGCCGTCGGCGACGAGGTCCCGCAGGCGGGCGGACAGCACGCTCGGGCTGATGCCGCAATGGCGCTCGAAGTCGTCGAAGCGGCGTGTGCCGTAGAAGGCCTCCCTGATGATCACACCCGTGGTCCGGGGGCTGAGGGACCGCAGGGCGAGGTTGATCGAGTCGGGTTCGATGTCCCACGCGTCCCGTTCCCACCGCTCCGGGTGGCCCCCAGTCGCTGCTTCGGCTGCGTCGCTCACGTCTTCCTCTCCTGGTTGCTGCGAGTCTATCCGCCTCCGTATGCTGACTACTGTTTTCCGAAGCCAGTTGAGGAGTCACCACGTGAGCATCGGTGAGAGCTACCACCGCAGTACGGTCGGCCAGGCTTGGGACGCGATCGTCATCGGATCGGGGATCGGCGGTCTGACCACAGCCGCCTTCCTGGCCCGGGCCGGACAACGGGTGCTCGTGCTGGAGAAGCACTCGACGGCGGGAGGCGCCACCCAAACGTTCCGGCGCGCCGGATACGAATGGGACGCCGGGCTCCACTACATGGGCGACGTCCACCGGCCCACCAGCGGCCTGCGCCGGATCTTCGACCACATCAGCGGCGGCAAGCTGGAGTGGGCTCCCATGCCGGACGTGTACAACCGGGTCTTCATCGGGGACCGGGAGTACGAGTACCGGTCCGGTGCCCAGCGGTTCAAGGACCGGATGAAGGAGTACTTTCCCCACGAGTCCGGGGCCATCGACCAGTACGTCGACCTGGTCCACGCGGCGAACCGCGCGGCTCGCCCCTACTTGGCCCACCGCAGTCTGCCGCACTCCGCGGGAGACGCTCTCTACGACGACCTGGCCGCACCCTTCCGCTCGTACGCGGACCACACGGTCACCGAGGTGCTCACCGACCTCACCGACGACGCGGAGCTGCGCGCCGTGCTCAGCGGCCACTACGGCGACTACTCCCTCGCCCCCGGCCGCGCCTCGTTCGGCATGCACGCCATGCTCATCCGCCACTACATCAACGGCGCGAACTTCCCCGTCGGAGGCTCCGCACGACTCGCGGAGACAGCGACCGACGTCATCACCGCGGCCGGAGGATCCGTACTGATCTCCGCGGAGGTCGAGAGGGTCACGCTGGACGACAAGGGTTCGGCCCGCGGCGTCCTCATGGCGGACGGAAGGAGCTTCCGGGCGCCGCTGGTCATCAGCGACGCCGGTGCGCTCAACACCCTGACCCGGCTGGTTCCGGACGGGGCTCCCGAAGCCGCCCGGCTCGTCGAGTCCCTGCGTGCCGTCGGCCCTTCACAGACGTACGTCATGCTCAACATCGGGATCCGGGAATCCGGTGACCGGCTCGACCTGGATGCGGCCAACATCTGGGCGCACGCCGGACCTGACATCGACGGTGACATAGCCGCGTTCGAGGCCGACCCCGAGCACCGCGCCATGCCGACGTACTTCATCACCTTCCCGTCCGTGAAGGACCCGTCGTGGGAAAGCCGCTATCCGGGGCGCACCACCATCGACATCGCGGGGCTGACCACCTGGTCGTTGTTCGAGCCGTACGCGGGAAGCGCATGGATGCGCCGGGGCGCCGACTATGAGCGCCTCAAGGAAAGGTTGACCGAAGAACTGCTGGGCCAGGTCTTCCGCTTCTGCCCCCAGTTGGAGGGCCGCATCGACCACACCGAGCTGGCGACGCCGCTCAGCTTCAACCACTTCCTCGGCCGGGAGAGGGGCGACTTCATGTCTCTCGCCCATACTCCGCAGCGGTTCGCCCTGCGTGACCTTGGTGCCCACACTCACGTCCCCGGCCTCCTGCTCACCGGCCAGGACGTGGCATCGGCCGGCGTCAGCGGCGCCATCATGGGCGGCGTCGTCGCCGCCTCGGCCGCCCTGGAGCGCGATGCCCTGGAAGACCTCGCGGCCGGATGAACAGCGGCGGTGAGGCAGCGAATGCGGCGAACACATGCGACCGGACCGGATCTCAACAGCCGACGGCCGCTTCGGCGCCGCGCATGACGACAGGCACCACTACGATCCTGAGCGACACCGACTTCGCCACCCCGATCGAGGACCGGTACTTCGAGGACTACGCACCGGGTGCGGTGTATGTCTACGGCAGCATCACCATGACGAGGGAGGACATCCTCCGGTTCGCAGACGAGTTCGACCCGCAAAGCATCCACAACGATCCACAGGCAGCCCGGCAGGGACCGTTCAGCGGTCTCATCGCCAGCGGTTGGCACACCTGTTCCGTCACGATGCGGATGTATGTCGACCACTACGTCAGCAAGGTGGCGAGCCTGGCCTCACCCGGCATCGACGAACTGCGCTGGGTCCAGCCGGTCAGGCCCGGCGACAGGCTGTCCCTGCGGGCAACAGTCCGGGACGCCCGCGTCTCGCGCTCCAAACCGGATCGCGGCCTCGTCACCACCGGCATCGAGGTCCTCAACCAGCACGGCCAGACAGTGCTGACCATGAGCGCCATGAACCTCTTCCTGCGCCGCCAGGTCATCGGCAGGCCAGGATGACGGTTCGCTGCCTCCACCCTCGAGGTCACCGGTGTAGCTCACCTGGGCACTGCCTGGACGCTTTCACCGGTGCGCGGCGGTCCCGCCGGGTGTCCGATGCTCGGGAGTTGATTCCGTCATTTCGGGCGCCACATGCAGTCAGAAGTCCATCGGGCAGCGGAAATCGACGCCTCGGATGCATCGGGAGTATTTGTCCGGCGCGTCTTCCCACTGACACGCTCCGGCATCGGTCAGGGCGGCGTGTGTTCCGGGTTCGGCAACAGGCTCGCGTTACGTATCTGCGGTGTCGATGGAGGTGGCACGTGCGACTTCTGTGAAACGCGCGCTCGATCGAAGCCGTTCAGGGGCTACTTGGGCCGATCCGAGCAGCTACCCGGGGCGAGCTGGTGCCAGTGGCCGCCGCCAGTCCGCCCCAGGGTGGCACCGAGCACACTGCCGTCTCAGGCGCCGCTGACCGGACCGGGCACGCCATGAGCGCCTCCGCCCGGCGGACAGCCCGCCGCCCTGCGCCACCTGCGGTGAACCGCCGCCATGGCCGTGCAGCAGCCGATGGCACGAGCGGTCCGGTC
This genomic window from Streptomyces sp. DG2A-72 contains:
- a CDS encoding NAD(P)/FAD-dependent oxidoreductase, with protein sequence MSIGESYHRSTVGQAWDAIVIGSGIGGLTTAAFLARAGQRVLVLEKHSTAGGATQTFRRAGYEWDAGLHYMGDVHRPTSGLRRIFDHISGGKLEWAPMPDVYNRVFIGDREYEYRSGAQRFKDRMKEYFPHESGAIDQYVDLVHAANRAARPYLAHRSLPHSAGDALYDDLAAPFRSYADHTVTEVLTDLTDDAELRAVLSGHYGDYSLAPGRASFGMHAMLIRHYINGANFPVGGSARLAETATDVITAAGGSVLISAEVERVTLDDKGSARGVLMADGRSFRAPLVISDAGALNTLTRLVPDGAPEAARLVESLRAVGPSQTYVMLNIGIRESGDRLDLDAANIWAHAGPDIDGDIAAFEADPEHRAMPTYFITFPSVKDPSWESRYPGRTTIDIAGLTTWSLFEPYAGSAWMRRGADYERLKERLTEELLGQVFRFCPQLEGRIDHTELATPLSFNHFLGRERGDFMSLAHTPQRFALRDLGAHTHVPGLLLTGQDVASAGVSGAIMGGVVAASAALERDALEDLAAG
- a CDS encoding MBL fold metallo-hydrolase, whose product is MPSTPPRTCAGSTRSPVPPSACRLRGTPVSQTLEDGDVIDLGDRRFTVLHLPGHSPGRIGLFDPDTGTLFSGDVIHDDQLLDDIHGADPARYVTTMARLRDLPVTVCRPGHGPSFGAARLREIADAYITDRC
- a CDS encoding IS630 family transposase, whose product is MQGEGRVGTAVTVVLDREVRERLIRTVCSSKSQVRAVLRARIVLAAADGRANGAIARELAVSVNTVRKWRGRFAAGGPDGLRDAGRSGRPRIYGPDVRVAIVVTATSAPPHPEATWSHRTIAAQVAVTCFAPVSASQVGRILADLDLKPHKVRGWLTRRDTPGFWERAADVCALYLDPPQGAVVLSIDEKTAIAARSRRYPGRPAAPGVFARQEFEYCHHGTASLVATLDVTSGEVLTEVIARNDAVTFTAFLDQLNRAIAPDKEIHVVLDNGSSHTARQTKAWLAAHPRWHVHWTPPHASWLNQAELFFSTLTRRVLRNGDFTSCDDLIDKLESYVIKHNDTAKPYRWTYEGTPLKAA
- a CDS encoding helix-turn-helix domain-containing protein — protein: MSDAAEAATGGHPERWERDAWDIEPDSINLALRSLSPRTTGVIIREAFYGTRRFDDFERHCGISPSVLSARLRDLVADGVLEKTRYRAPGARGRDEYRLTDKGRSLLPILIALNDWAERWIVPDGASTISLLHHDCGSPVHTVVTCASGHEITAPSEVTAAPGPGAKTASASD
- a CDS encoding MaoC family dehydratase, with amino-acid sequence MTTGTTTILSDTDFATPIEDRYFEDYAPGAVYVYGSITMTREDILRFADEFDPQSIHNDPQAARQGPFSGLIASGWHTCSVTMRMYVDHYVSKVASLASPGIDELRWVQPVRPGDRLSLRATVRDARVSRSKPDRGLVTTGIEVLNQHGQTVLTMSAMNLFLRRQVIGRPG